A window of the Callospermophilus lateralis isolate mCalLat2 chromosome 7, mCalLat2.hap1, whole genome shotgun sequence genome harbors these coding sequences:
- the Spen gene encoding msx2-interacting protein isoform X4, whose protein sequence is MDGEYLGNNRLKLGFGKSMPTNCVWLDGLSSNVSDQYLTRHFCRYGPVVKVVFDRLKGMALVLYNEIEYAQAAVKETKGRKLGGNKIKVDFANRESQLAFYHCMEKSGQDIRDFYEMLTERREERRGSYDYNQDRTYYESVRTPGTYPEDSRRDYPARGREFYSEWETYQGDYYESRYYDDPREYRDYRNDPYDQDIREYSYRQRERERERERFESERDRDHERRPIERSQSPVHLRRPQSPGASPSQAERLPSDSERRLYSRSSDRSGSCSSLSPPRYDKVDKCRLERYAKNEKTDKERTFDPERVDRERRLIRKEKVEKDKTDKQKRKGKVHSPSSQSSETDQENEREQSPEKPRSSNKLSREKADKDGIAKNRLDLMPCVVLTRVKEKEGKVIDHTPLEKPKSRLDNDAGKSSALDQKLQASQTEPAKSDLSKLEPARVKVPKEKVLLSHTEVVDKEGRPRPRKHLKPEQTADGMSAAELEKLEARKRRFADSSLKAERQKTEVKKSSPEMEDARVLLKKQSDVSSRDVLLMREGETERKPVRKEILKRESKKIKLDRLNTVPSPKDCQELASISVGSGSRPSSDLQTRLGEPVGESVENQEIQSKKPTPSKPQLKQLQLLDDQGPEREDVRKNYCSLRGETPERRSGQEKPHPVNPEEKIGIDIDHTQSYRKQMEQSRRKQQMEMEIAKSEKFGSPKKDVDEYERRSLVHEVGKPPQDVTDDSPPSKKKRMDHVDFDICTKRERNYRSSRQISEDSERTGCSPSVRHGSFHEDDDPLGSPRLMSGKGSPKVDEKSLPYSNITVREESLKFNPYDSSRREQMADMAKLKLSVLNSEDELNRWDSQMKQDASRFDVSFPNSIIKRDSLRKRSVRDLEPGEVPSDSDEDGEHKSHSPRASALYEGSRLSFLLRDREDKLRERDERLSSSLERNKFYSFALDKTITPDTKALLERAKSLSSSREENWSFLDWDSRFANFRNNKDKEKVDSAPRPIPSWYMKKKKIRTDSEGKMDDKKDDHKEEEQERQELFASRFLHSSIFEQDSKRLQHLERKDEESDFISGRLYGRQASDGTNSTSDSVQEPVVLFHSKFVELTRMQQKEKEKDQKPKEIEKQEDAENQPKTPESSSESKEPELRTPCAAGLPGVTPAAPESASSAPERTTSERTVEVPSVTEEKSVEPATPSEEAKPVAEVAPVPVEQPEQADLPPGADTNKDAAVVPLTAEDGPPAAPLPYLDTKPPTPGASFSQVENNVDPEPDSTQPLSKLTQKPEDTHEPKAEKPDAAANVEANTNQNAEIVPEVQPQAAEGVVVDPPVTAKDKKPNKSKRSKAPAQAAAASVVEKPVTRKSERIDREKLKRAGSPRGEAQKLLELKMEAEKITRTASKNSAADPEHPEPSLPLSRTRRRNVRSVYATMGDHDSRSPAKEPVEQPRVTRKRLERELQEAAVVPTTPRRGRPPKTRRRAEEDEEHEAKEPVETPRPTEGWRSPRSQKSAAATGPQGKRGKSEPKADAEAATEASPQVNSKENNTKAKADKEEAGSEQKRDRKESNTDRNVPETPPVEVVEKKPAPEKNSKSKRGRSRNSRSAVDRSAHLKTMDTAVSPAVAEGATVQAVDREAGIAAVSPQKSENPQKDSSPSSQLKNDPVEPSKELEKEDVSAPEATQLAKQTELEQAVENIAKFTETSTSAFKAAAAGASQGPATEDRDKPAHQASETELAAAIGSIINDIPGEPENFPAPPPYPAESQADLQPPEQSMEPETHEAVSGILETEAATESSGPPASAPDPSASPADAKEARGNSSEPSQPEQEAKGSKEAEVAPTRKDKGRQKTTRSRRKRNANKKAGAAAETHVPEPAPAPSKSPAADEGTPERPPEPPQEEKQSEKPQSPPPQACASDPSKTPPPESPAQESSIEEKTPTKAPAPPDLPTPAQPAPVDEEAQARFKVHSIIESDPVTPPSDSSIPPPTIPSVTVAKLPPPLVTSGAVPNQSPPAKVTEWITRQEEPRTQSTPSPALPPDTKASDMDTSSSTLRKILMDPKYVSATGVTSTSVTTAIAEPVSAAPCLHEAPPPPAESKKPPLEEKPAAPVTNTCDTQALEAPVATDKEKVAPVIAPKITSVISRMPVSIDLENSQKITLAKPAPQTLTGLVSALTGLVNVSLVPVNALKGPVKGSVATLKGLVSTPAGPVNVLKGPVNVLTAPVNVLTTPVNATVGTVNTATGAVNAATGAVNATAGAVTVTAGTVTAASGGATATTGAATVTGAVIAPSAKCKQRSSSNENSRFHPGSMSVIDDRPADTGSGAGLRVNTSEGVVLLSYSGQKTEGPQRISAKISQIPPASAMDIEFQQSVSKSQVKPDSVTPSQSAPKGPQAPSGFANVATHSTLVLTAQTYNASPVISSVKADRPSLEKPEPIHLSVSTPVTQGGTVKVLTQGINTPPVLVHNQLVLTPSIVTTNKKLADPVTLKIETKVLQPANLGSTLTPHHPPALPSKLPAEVNHITSGPSTPTDRTVSHLAATKPDAHSPRPSGPTPSPFPRACHPNSTTSTALSTNATVMLAAGIPVPQFISSIHPEQSVIMPPHSITQTVSLGHLSQGEVRMNTPTLPSITYSIRPETLHSPRAPLQPQQIEVRAPQRAGTPQPATAGVPALAPQHPPEEEVHYHLPVARAAAPVQSEVLVMQSEYRLHPYTVPRDVRIMVHPHVTAVSEQPRPAEGVVKVPPASKAPQQPGKETAKTPDAKTTPAPAPAPHSEARILTVTPSNQLQGLPLTPPVVVTHGVQIVHSSGELFQEYRYGDIRTYHAPAQLTHTQFPAASSIGLPTRTKTPAQGPSEGEALQSTQPAQSTQPAQPVQPSQPAPPVPPCQPSPLSQPGQPPTSKMPQVSQEAKGTQTGGLEQPRLQTVPASRPPEPHAQVQRAQVEASQTSYPSPVSVSMKPDLPAPLPSQAAPKQSLFVPTTSGPSTPPGLPLPHTEAQPASKQDSSPHLTSQRPVDMVQLLKKYPIVWQGLLALKNDTAAVQLHFVSGNNVLAHRSLPLSEGGPPLRIAQRMRLEASQLEGVARRMTVETDYCLLLALPCGRDQEDVVSQTESLKAAFITYLQAKQAAGIINVPNPGSNQPAYVLQIFPPCEFSESHLSRLAPDLLASISNISPHLMIVIASV, encoded by the exons AGAAGAACGAAGGGGATCCTATGACTATAACCAAGATCGGACATACTACGAGAGTGTTCGCACTCCAGGCACATATCCCGAGGACTCCAGGCGGGACTACCCAGCTCGAGGAAGAGAATTCTACTCAGAATGGGAGACATACCAGGGGGACTACTATGAGTCACGCTATTATGACGATCCTCGGGAATACAGGGATTACAGGAATGATCCTTATGACCAGGATATTCGGGAATACAGTTACAGGCAAAGGGAACGGGAGAGAGAACGCGAAAGATTTGAGTCTGAGCGGGACAGAGACCATGAGAGGAGGCCCATAGAGCGGAGCCAGAGTCCAGTGCACTTGCGACGGCCTCAGAGCCCTGGTGCGTCTCCCTCACAGGCAGAGAGGCTGCCCAGTGATTCTGAGAGGAGACTCTACAGCCGGTCCTCAGACCGGAGTGGCAGCTGCAGCTCCCTCTCCCCACCACGGTACGATAAAGTGGACAAGTGTCGTCTGGAGCGCTATGccaaaaatgaaaagacagataAAGAGCGGACTTTTGACCCTGAGAGAGTAGACAGAGAGAGGCGCTTAATACGGAAGGAAAAAGTGGAAAAGGACAAAACCGACAAGCAGAAACGAAAAGGAAAAGTCCATTCCCCTAGTTCTCAGTCTTCAGAAACAGACCAAGAAAATGAGCGTGAACAGAGCCCCGAAAAACCAAGGAGTTCCAATAAACTGAGCAGAGAAAAGGCTGACAAAGATGGGATAGCAAAGAACCGCCTGGATCTCATGCCCTGCGTGGTCCTGACTCGAGTGAAAGAGAAGGAGGGCAAGGTCATCGACCACACTCCCCTGGAGAAGCCCAAGTCCAGGCTGGATAATGACGCTGGCAAGTCTTCtgcattagaccagaaacttcaGGCCTCTCAGACAGAGCCTGCAAAATCCGACCTGTCTAAACTGGAACCTGCCAgagtgaaagtgccaaaggaaaagGTGCTTTTGAGTCACACTGAGGTGGTAGATAAGGAAGGCAGGCCTAGACCTCGGAAGCACCTCAAGCCCGAGCAGACTGCTGATGGCATGAGTGCTGCGGAGCTGGAGAAGCTGGAAGCCAGGAAAAGGCGCTTTGCAGATTCCAGTTTGAAAGCAGAAAGGCAAAAAACAGAAGTCAAGAAAAGCAGTCCTGAGATGGAAGATGCTCGGGTGCTTTTAAAAAAGCAGTCTGACGTATCATCTAGAGACGTCCTTCTGATGAGGGAGGGAGAGACTGAGAGAAAGCCTGTGAGAAAAGAGATTCTTAAAAGAGAATCTAAAAAAATCAAGCTGGACAGACTTAATACTGTTCCCAGCCCCAAAGACTGTCAAGAGCTTGCCAGTATTTCTGTGGGGTCTGGCTCAAGGCCCAGCTCAGACCTACAAACAAgactgggagaaccagtaggtgaATCTGTGGAAAATCAAGAAATCCAGTCAAAGAAGCCCACCCCGTCAAAACCACAGCTCAAACAGCTGCAGCTCTTGGATGATCAAGGACCAGAGCGAGAGGATGTCAGGAAAAACTACTGCAGTCTTCGTGGTGAAACACCTGAGCGGAGATCAGGCCAGGAGAAGCCACATCCAGTTAATCCTGAAGAAAAAATTGGCATTGACATTGATCACACACAGAGCTACCGAAAACAAATGGAGCAGAGTCGTAGAAAACAGCAGATGGAAATGGAAATAGCCAAGTCTGAGAAATTTGGCAGTCCAAAGAAAGATGTGGATGAATATGAAAGACGCAGCCTTGTTCATGAGGTAGGCAAACCTCCTCAGGATGTCACTGATGATTCTCCTCCCAGCAAAAAGAAAAGGATGGATCATGTTGATTTTGATATTTGCACCAAGAGAGAGCGGAATTACAGGAGTTCACGCCAAATCAGTGAGGATTCCGAAAGGACAGGCTGTTCTCCCAGTGTCCGCCATGGTTCCTTCCATGAGGATGATGATCCCCTAGGCTCTCCTAGGCTAATGTCAGGAAAAGGGTCTCCTAAAGTAGATGAAAAAAGTCTCCCTTATTCTAATATAACAGTGAGAGAGGAGTCCTTAAAATTTAATCCTTATGATTCTagcaggagagaacagatggcagATATGGCCAAACTAAAACTATCTGTCTTGAATTCTGAAGATGAACTAAACCGTTGGGACTCTCAAATGAAACAAGATGCCAGCAGATTTGATGTGAGCTTCCCAAATAGCATAATTAAGAGAGACAGCCTGCGAAAGAGGTCTGTACGAGATTTGGAACCTGGCGAGGTGCCTTCTGATTCTGATGAAGATggtgaacacaaatcccactccccCAGAGCCTCAGCACTCTATGAAGGTTCCCGATTGTCTTTTTTATTGAGGGACAGAGAAGACAAACTACGTGAGCGGGATGAAAGACTCTCTAGTTCTTTAGAAAGGAACAAATTCTATTCTTTTGCGTTGGATAAGACAATCACACCAGACACTAAAGCTTTGCTTGAAAGAGCTAAATCCCTCTCTTCATCCCGAGAAGAAAATTGGTCCTTTTTGGATTGGGACTCCCGATTTGCTAACTTTCGAAACAACAAAGACAAAGAAAAGGTTGACTCTGCTCCAAGGCCTATTCCGTCCTGGTACATGAAAAAGAAGAAGATCAGGACTGATTCAGAAGGGAAAATGGATGATAAAAAAGATGATCATAAAGAAGAGGAGCAGGAGAGGCAAGAATTATTTGCCTCTCGTTTTTTACACAGCTCAATCTTTGAACAAGATTCCAAGCGACTGCAGCATCTAGAGAGGAAAGATGAAGAGTCTGACTTCATCTCTGGCAGGTTATACGGGAGGCAGGCATCTGACGGCACAAACAGCACCAGTGACTCGGTGCAGGAGCCTGTGGTTCTGTTCCACAGCAAATTCGTGGAGCTTACACGAATgcaacagaaagaaaaagaaaaagaccaaAAACCCAAAGAGATTGAGAAACAGGAAGATGCAGAGAATCAACCCAAGACCCCAGAATCTTCTTCTGAGAGTAAAGAGCCAGAACTGAGGACTCCATGTGCAGCAGGGCTCCCGGGTGTCACGCCTGCAGCTCCAGAATCGGCATCGTCTGCCCCAGAGAGGACGACCAGTGAGAGAACAGTGGAGGTGCCTTCAGTGACAGAAGAGAAGAGCGTGGAGCCAGCCACCCCCTCAGAAGAAGCAAAGCCCGTAGCTGAAGTGGCTCCTGTCCCTGTGGAGCAACCAGAGCAGGCAGACTTGCCTCCTGGAGCTGACACCAATAAAGATGCCGCTGTGGTGCCCCTCACAGCCGAAGATGGTCCACCCGCAGCCCCGCTGCCTTACCTGGATACCAAGCCGCCGACTCCTGGCGCCTCATTTTCCCAAGTAGAGAATAATGTGGATCCGGAACCAGACAGTACCCAGCCACTGTCCAAACTGACTCAGAAGCCTGAGGACACCCACGAGCCAAAAGCAGAAAAGCCGGATGCAGCAGCAAATGTTGAGGCTAATACGAACCAAAATGCTGAAATTGTTCCTGAGGTTCAGCCTCAAGCTGCTGAAGGCGTAGTGGTTGATCCTCCAGTTACTGCAAAAGATAAAAAGCCAAACAAAAGCAAGCGCTCCAAGGCCCCTGCTCAGGCAGCGGCAGCCAGTGTGGTAGAGAAGCCTGTCACAAGGAAGAGCGAGAGGATAGACAGGGAAAAGCTCAAGCGGGCCGGCTCCCCTCGGGGAGAAGCACAGaagctgttagaactgaagatggAAGCGGAGAAGATCACGAGGACTGCTTCTAAAAATTCTGCTGCGGACCCCGAGCACCCTGAGCCAAGTTTGCCCCTGAGCCGCACAAGGCGTCGGAACGTCAGGAGTGTCTATGCCACCATGGGTGACCACGACAGCCGCTCTCCAGCCAAAGAGCCTGTTGAACAACCGCGAGTGACCAGGAAGCGCCTGGAGCGAGAGCTTCAGGAGGCCGCAGTGGTCCCCACCACGCCCCGCAGGGGAAGGCCTCCGAAGACACGCCGCCGAGCCGAagaggacgaggagcatgaggccAAGGAACCCGTGGAGACTCCCAGGCCCACCGAGGGGTGGAGGTCCCCGAGGTCACAAAAGTCAGCAGCAGCGACCGGCCCCCAGGGGAAAAGGGGGAAGAGCGAGCCAAAAGCCGATGCCGAGGCTGCCACTGAGGCGAGTCCCCAGGTGAACTCGAAAGAAAATAACACCAAGGCCAAGGCTGATAAagaagaagcaggaagtgaacagAAACGGGATCGAAAAGAAAGCAACACGGACAGAAATGTACCTGAGACTCCCCCAGTTGAAGTGGTGGAGAAAAAACCAGCCCCTGAGAAAAATTCCAAATCAAAGAGAGGAAGATCTCGGAACTCTAGGTCAGCAGTGGACAGATCTGCACATTTGAAAACCATGGACACGGCCGTCAGTCCTGCTGTGGCCGAGGGGGCTACAGTGCAGGCCGTGGACAGGGAAGCCGGAATCGCGGCAGTCTCCCCCCAGAAAAGTGAGAATCCCCAAAAGGATAGTAGCCCTTCATCCCAGCTGAAAAATGATCCAGTTGAACCTAGCAAGGAACTGGAGAAGGAAGACGTGTCTGCCCCAGAAGCCACGCAGCTAGCCAAGCAGACGGAGCTCGAGCAGGCCGTGGAGAATATCGCAAAGTTCACCGAGACCTCTACCAGTGCTTTCAAGGCGGCAGCCGCAGGTGCATCCCAGGGCCCTGCCACAGAGGACAgggacaaacctgcacaccaggcAAGTGAAACCGAACTGGCTGCAGCCATTGGCTCCATCATCAATGACATTCCTGGGGAGCCAGAAAACTTCCCTGCACCTCCTCCTTACCCTGCAGAATCTCAGGCAGACCTGCAGCCCCCAGAGCAGAGCATGGAGCCCGAGACCCATGAGGCCGTGTCTGGCATCCTGGAGACAGAGGCCGCTACAGAGTCTTCAGGGCCACCAGCCAGCGCCCCTGACCCCTCGGCAAGCCCAGCAGATGCAAAAGAAGCCAGAGGGAACAGCAGTGAGCCCTCccaaccggagcaggaagccaaaGGGTCAAAGGAAGCAGAAGTTGCTCCCACTCGTAAGGACAAAGGGCGCCAGAAGACAACTCGATCTCGCCGCAAACGCAATGCAAACAAGAAGGCAGGTGCTGCTGCGGAAACCCATGTCCCCGAGCCTGCCCCCGCTCCAAGCAAGAGCCCTGCAGCGGATGAGGGGACACCCGAACGCCCCCCAGAACCCCcacaggaggagaagcagagtgaAAAGCCTCAGTCCCCCCCTCCTCAGGCATGTGCTTCCGAcccaagcaagactccacctcCCGAGAGTCCGGCCCAGGAAAGCAGCATTGAGGAGAAGACTCCAACCAAAGCGCCCGCGCCCCCAGACCTCCCGACCCCTGCCCAGCCAGCACCCGTGGATGAGGAGGCGCAAGCCAGGTTCAAGGTACATTCAATCATTGAAAGTGACCCAGTGACCCCACCCAGCGACTCGAGCATACCCCCGCCCACAATTCCGTCTGTGACTGTAGCAAAGCTTCCACCACCTCTTGTTACCTCTGGGGCCGTTCCAAACCAGAGTCCCCCTGCTAAGGTGACAGAATGGATCACAAGGCAGGAGGAGCCGCGGACTCAGTCCACGCCGTCTCCGGCTCTTCCCCCAGACACAAAGGCCTCTGACATGGACACCAGTTCTAGTACGCTGAGGAAGATCCTCATGGACCCCAAATATGTGTCCGCCACAGGCGTCACTTCCACAAGTGTCACCACGGCCATTGCAGAGCCTGTGAGTGCTGCCCCCTGCCTTCACGAGGCACCACCCCCTCCAGCTGAATCTAAAAAGCCTCCTTTAGAAGAGAAACCAGCGGCCCCGGTAACAAACACCTGTGACACACAAGCCTTGGAGGCTCCTGTAGCCACCGACAAGGAAAAGGTGGCCCCAGTCATTGCTCCTAAAATCACGTCGGTCATTAGCCGGATGCCCGTCAGCATTGATTTGGAGAATTCACAAAAGATAACGCTGGCCAAGCCCGCTCCTCAGACGCTCACCGGCCTGGTGAGCGCTCTGACCGGCCTGGTGAATGTCTCTCTGGTCCCAGTGAATGCCCTGAAAGGCCCTGTGAAGGGCTCGGTGGCCACGCTCAAAGGTCTGGTGAGCACCCCTGCAGGGCCTGTGAATGTCCTGAAGGGGCCTGTGAACGTCCTTACGGCGCCAGTGAACGTCCTCACCACTCCAGTGAACGCCACTGTGGGAACCGTGAACACTGCCACAGGTGCAGTGAATGCAGCCACAGGCGCTGTGAATGCCACTGCAGGGGCAGTGACTGTCACAGCGGGGACGGTGACTGCTGCATCTGGTGGTGCAACTGCTACAACAGGCGCAGCGACCGTGACTGGTGCGGTGATTGCGCCATCGGCAAAGTGCAAACAGAGATCGAGCAGTAATGAAAACAGTCGGTTCCACCCTGGGTCCATGTCTGTGATTGACGACCGCCCGGCAGACACGGGCTCCGGCGCTGGGCTACGTGTGAACACTTCAGAAGGCGTGGTGCTCCTGAGCTATTCAGGGCAGAAGACTGAAGGCCCACAGCGCATCAGCGCCAAGATTAGTCAGATACCCCCGGCCAGTGCAATGGACATTGAATTTCAGCAGTCGGTGTCAAAGTCCCAGGTCAAACCCGATTCTGTTACACCATCACAGTCTGCACCCAAAGGCCCTCAGGCTCCCTCAGGCTTTGCCAATGTGGCCACCCACTCCACCCTGGTCCTGACGGCCCAGACGTACAATGCCTCCCCTGTGATTTCATCTGTTAAGGCTGACCGTCCATCACTGGAGAAGCCAGAGCCCATTCACCTCTCTGTGTCCACACCTGTCACTCAGGGTGGCACAGTGAAGGTTCTCACCCAGGGCATAAACACCCCCCCAGTGCTGGTTCACAACCAGCTGGTCCTCACCCCGAGCATAGTCACCACTAATAAAAAACTTGCCGACCCCGTCACCCTCAAAATAGAGACCAAGGTCCTTCAGCCAGCTAATCTGGGGTCCACTCTGACGCCCCACCATCCTCCTGCTTTGCCTAGCAAACTGCCTGCTGAAGTGAACCACATCACCTCAGGGCCCAGCACCCCGACAGATCGAACTGTCTCCCACTTGGCAGCCACAAAGCCAGACGCACATTCTCCTCGACCCAGCGGGCCCACGCCTTCCCCGTTCCCAAGGGCGTGCCACCCCAACAGCACCACTTCCACAGCGCTCTCAACCAATGCCACGGTCATGCTGGCCGCAGGCATCCCAGTGCCGCAGTTCATCTCCAGCATACACCCGGAGCAGTCTGTCATCATGCCACCACACAGCATCACCCAGACTGTGTCCCTGGGACACTTGTCCCAGGGCGAGGTGAGAATGAACACACCGACGCTGCCCAGCATCACCTATAGCATCCGGCCAGAGACACTGCACTCTCCTCGGGCCCCCCTGCAGCCCCAACAGATAGAAGTCAGGGCCCCGCAGCGTGCCGGCACTCCGCAGCCAGCCACGGCCGGGGTGCCTGCCCTGGCCCCCCAGCACCCTCCTGAGGAGGAGGTGCACTACCACCTCCCTGTGGCTCGAGCCGCGGCCCCTGTGCAGTCAGAGGTGCTGGTCATGCAGTCCGAGTACCGGCTGCACCCGTACACGGTGCCCCGCGACGTGAGGATCATGGTGCACCCACATGTGACGGCCGTCAGCGAGCAACCCAGACCTGCAGAGGGGGTCGTGAAGGTGCCACCAGCCAGCAAGGCCCCTCAGCAACCGGGGAAAGAGACTGCCAAGACCCCAGATGCCAAGACCacacctgcccctgcccctgcccctcacAGCGAGGCCCGCATCCTCACGGTCACCCCCAGCAACCAACTCCAAGGGCTGCCTCTGACCCCACCTGTGGTGGTGACCCATGGGGTGCAGATTGTGCATTCCAGTGGAGAGTTGTTCCAGGAGTACAGATACGGGGACATCCGGACCTACCACGCCCCGGCCCAGCTCACACACACTCAGTTTCCTGCTGCTTCCTCCATTGGGCTCCCGACCCGGACCAAGACTCCCGCCCAG GGCCCTTCTGAAGGTGAGGCCTTGCAGTCCACGCAGCCTGCACAGTCTACGCAGCCTGCCCAGCCAGTGCAGCCCTCGCAGCCTGCCCctcctgtgccaccatgccagcccTCCCCGCTCAGCCAGCCTGGCCAGCCACCAACTAGCAAGATGCCTCAGGTCTCCCAAGAGGCAAAGGGGACCCAGACAGGAGGACTTGAGCAGCCTCGCCTCCAAACTGTCCCTGCCAGCAGGCCACCTGAGCCCCAtgcccaggttcagagggcacaggtgGAAGCCAGCCAGACGTCCTAcccatcccctgtgtctgtctcCATGAAGCCTGATCTCCCAGCCCCTCTTCCCTCTCAGGCTGCCCCAAAGCAGTCGTTGTTTGTTCCTACAACCTCAGGCCCCAGCACCCCACCAGGGCTTCCTCTGCCGCACACTGAAGCCCAGCCAGCATCCAAGCAAGATTCCTCTCCACACTTGACTTCCCAGAGGCCTGTGGATATGGTCCAGCTTCTGAAG AAGTATCCCATCGTGTGGCAAGGCCTGCTGGCCCTCAAGAACGACACGGCTGCCGTGCAGCTCCACTTCGTCTCTGGCAACAACGTCCTGGCCCACCGGTCCCTCCCCCTCTCTGAAGGAGGCCCCCCTCTGAGGATCGCCCAGAGAATGCGGCTAGAAGCCTCGCAGCTGGAGGGGGTTGCCCGAAGAATGACG GTGGAGACTGATTACTGTCTGCTGCTGGCTCTGCCCTGTGGTCGTGACCAAGAGGATGTGGTGAGCCAGACCGAGTCCCTTAAGGCTGCTTTCATCACTTACCTACAGGCCAAGCAGGCAGCTGGGATCATCAACGTCCCCAATCCTGGCTCCAATCAG CCGGCCTATGTGCTACAGATCTTCCCACCCTGTGAGTTCTCCGAGAGCCACCTGTCCCGCCTGGCCCCTGACCTCCTTGCCAGCATCTCCAACATCTCTCCCCACCTCATGATTGTCATTGCCTCTGTGTGA